One window of Paroedura picta isolate Pp20150507F chromosome 2, Ppicta_v3.0, whole genome shotgun sequence genomic DNA carries:
- the ZNF142 gene encoding zinc finger protein 142 isoform X2, whose amino-acid sequence MNTGAVTRKPLGGDKMNTLCQELLLPGLSDSGNEDNHGITSQNLAVGQSLLLTEASVVETETGEVEILVEAAASSMSLSHPGNNTGMLCSEVVVKVVELYFCERCGQSFSDPSLLSRHQCVELSRERLTSIPQLNGLSLGLASQNLAICGENLAVHKAPTQNVAEGSRQNPELGPELLLCPLCQAEFALPGELKEHFKDHHKPQGAPVCPEEGCHFSSEDRKQLRGHLRQVHQVSPVACAYRGCPLLFRSQEEMALHRRSHFPFHCGHCDFISANTKQFGQHRRSHLQEVVTVLDTGDVGESNEHSFTAVEGKELTDHLLLNSEVEPLSKSENSPEAQNGWEVMEMDPGQGGHVDNNDVLHEDQTVLTKEDKPGKRGDELLVEEEEEEEGEGISCKTKQGNKAARTKTTKASQVHLLKGEVAEDSKYLFKTHMCPECKRCFKKRTHLVEHLHLHFPDPRLQCPNCQKFFTSKSKLKIHMMRETGEKTHQCPHCHYSSVEKNALNRHMASMHEDISNFYSDVYCCPVCKEKFKLSHALKEHLKTHKAEHKQLSCFQAGCSYCTEDRKEFLRHVREVHGIKAVECKYYACSLLFPSAEVMEVHRKTHYAFHCQQCDFICSNKHIFRKHKKQGHPGSEELQCSFCPFATFNSVEFHDHVGKMHASEKIHKCTECNFATAHKRVLIRHMLLHTGEKPHKCELCDFTCRDVSYLSKHMLTHSDDKNYMCTECGYVTKWKHYLNVHMRKHTGDLRYQCNQCSYRCHRADQLSSHKLRHQGKSLICEVCGFACKRKYELQKHMQAKHSQDYQMPVFQCQYCSYQTKYKQALLNHENCKHTKQREFRCALCSYRTFSNTSLFFHKRKVHGYVPGDKGWQDNYASKEIEVNSTEVVLGYNLTMTLRSQSRPAVHGKEPWHDKAKPLLPEAQEECQHQPPFIMPVFGNGNNTDTGAEEAVGGEDHNKANLVPQGELSEKGSSAGSGEPGNVSSKLGGSCTLHLEPFCSSDQTLEQLAKEMPAALAEKQGALDCREMESAYEALGSRDSLILEDNDPTLEDIPDFEDETEVHGDEQSEQEKYVGAGAGESCEKDTQQDPGEKEEDRQNSEPLQIPPNPEHDVGYKELSEQETWSNMLKPDSLQPSVCPDFHLAPEGALLHSEDASQSESLLKALRRQDKEQAETLVLEGRVQMLVVQSENPVFKCEKCSYITRKEKSMLVHCKASCQGRKGPLVCQECGAIFKQQRGLNTHILKKCPVLVKKNNGKLVCPDQSVAGHPKEKDMEIGEAEKIGAGALNEAGVSQLQEGSGEVGPDAAGCLATVQLPDKQNRAVDQLDQPLQDIHASVVKDKWSQAVTERATPHSEKYYLEQGKFHCKSCSFICSRVSTIRSHVQDGCRGLEKFCCPLCSVPFRSKRALKIHQSEEHIEAQPLKLLEGTKGTIPPEAEEEPKNEQTGGEGLGQPEAAAAAAAATSPHIAPLHKRRRFSCPTCPFTCHQERALKTHKKRGCLKLGEFRCTLCSFTSKAATALRLHRKLHRKYYRTRPQLACRQCDFTCKQARCLRQHMRIKHEGVKPHKCPYCEFSTTRRYRLDAHQSLHTGVGRIACPTCDQTFGTNSKLRIHRLRVHEKKPTHFCPLCDYSGYIQNDITRHVNSCHQGELNFACPRCEARFSSDTALKQHALRQHEEKVSYSCPHCAFVCHSEATLKCHVQKQHPHLQCTTCKETLTTREELEDHKKLHFSHRCDSCSFAAKERQQLVNHYLEAHEPSVAEERPLKCSFCDFACHHQLVFDHHMKGHGGTRVYKCSDCEYTTKNKQKITWHIRIHTGEKPYKCHLCQYACADPSRLKYHMRIHKEERKYLCPECGYKCKWVNQLKYHMTKHTGIKPYQCDECKYCTNRADALRIHKETRHREARSFICEQCGKAFKTRFLLKTHLKKHSEEKPYVCNVCYRGFRWAAGLRHHYLTHTNEHPFFCRYCSYKAKQKFQVIKHLQRHHREQGGTEGDLSKGVGKDPSTLTVHLHDVQLEISPSKHPGEGEAEVLPHS is encoded by the exons ATGAACACAGGAGCAGTGACCAGGAAGCCCTTGGGAGGAGACAAGATGAATACTCTTTGCCAGGAGCTGCTGCTACCTGGACTGTCGGATTCAGGGAATGAAGACAACCATGGCATCACCAGTCAAAATCTAGCAGTGGGACAGAGCTTACTTTTAACAGAGGCTTCTGTGGTAGAAACAGAAACGGGTGAGGTTGAAATACTTGTAGaagccgctgccagcagcatgtccTTGAGCCATCCTGGAAACAATACTGGTATGTTGTGCTCAG AAGTCGTGGTCAAAGTTGTGGAACTCTATTTCTGTGAGCGGTGTGGGCAGAGCTTTTCTGATCCCAGCCTGCTCTCCCGGCATCAGTGTGTTGAGCTTTCCAGAGAACGCCTCACAAGCATCCCTCAACTCAATGGGTTATCTCTAGGGCTTGCTAGCCAGAACCTGGCTATATGTGGAGAAAACCTAGCTGTCCACAAAGCACCAACTCAAAACGTGGCAGAAGGAAGCAGGCAGAACCCTGAATTAGGCCCTGAGCTCCTCCTGTGTCCCCTTTGCCAAGCTGAATTTGCACTGCCTGGTGAGCTGAAGGAACATTTTAAGGATCACCACAAACCTCAGGGTGCCCCCGTTTGCCCAGAAGAAGGTTGTCACTTCAGCTCTGAGGACCGCAAGCAGCTCCGGGGTCATCTGCGACAGGTCCATCAGGTCTCTCCGGTAGCTTGTGCCTACAGGGGCTGCCCGCTCTTATTCCGAAGTCAAGAGGAAATGGCACTGCACCGGAGGAGCCATTTCCCATTTCACTGTGGGCATTGCGACTTCATCAGTGCCAACACTAAGCAATTTGGGCAGCACAGACGCAGCCATCTGCAGGAGGTGGTGACAGTGCTGGATACCGGAGACGTTGGTGAGAGCAATGAGCACAGCTTCACTGCTGTGGAGGGAAAGGAACTGACTGATCATCTACTTCTCAACTCAG AAGTAGAACCCCTGAGCAAATCAGAGAACTCCCCTGAGGCGCAGAATGGTTGGGAGGTGATGGAAATGGATCCTGGCCAGGGAGGACATGTGGATAACAACGATGTGCTTCACGAAGACCAGACAGTTTTGACCAAGGAAGACAAGCCTGGGAAGAGAGGGGATGAATTACtggtggaagaagaggaggaggaagaaggagaagggattTCCTGCAAGACAAAGCAAGGGAACAAGGCAGCACGTACCAAGACAACAAAAGCCTCTCAGGTCCATCTGTTGAAAG GGGAAGTGGCAGAGGACTCCAAATACCTATTCAAGACCCACATGTGTCCAGAGTGCAAGCGGTGCTTCAAGAAGCGGACTCACCTGGTGGAACACCTTCACCTGCACTTCCCGGACCCCAGGCTGCAGTGCCCAAACTGTCAGAAATTCTTCACCAGCAAGAGCAAGCTGAAGATCCACATGATGCGTGAGACTGGGGAGAAGACCCACCAGTGCCCGCATTGCCACTACAGCTCTGTTGAGAAGAACGCCCTCAACAGGCACATGGCCAGCATGCATGAGGACATTTCCAACTTCTATTCAGATGTCTACTGCTGCCCTGTATGCAAAGAGAAGTTCAAGCTCAGCCACGCTCTTAAGGAACATCTGAAGACCCACAAAGCAGAGCACAAGCAACTGAGCTGCTTCCAGGCAGGGTGCAGCTACTGCACGGAGGACCGCAAAGAGTTTCTGCGGCATGTCCGGGAGGTGCACGGCATTAAAGCTGTGGAGTGCAAGTACTATGCCTGCTCCCTGCTCTTCCCATCTGCAGAGGTCATGGAGGTGCATCGCAAAACACACTACGCCTTCCACTGCCAACAGTGTGATTTCATCTGCTCCAACAAGCACATCTTCCGCAAACATAAGAAGCAAGGCCACCCAGGAAGTGAAGAGCTCCAGTGCAGCTTCTGCCCCTTTGCCACGTTCAACTCTGTGGAATTCCATGACCATGTTGGCAAGATGCATGCTAGTGAGAAGATACACAAATGCACTGAATGCAACTTTGCCACTGCGCACAAGAGGGTCCTCATCCGCCACATGCTGCTCCATACAG GAGAAAAGCCTCACAAATGTGAGCTGTGTGACTTCACTTGCCGGGATGTGAGCTACCTTTCTAAACACATGCTGACCCACTCCGATGATAAGAACTACATGTGCACTGAATGTGGCTATGTGACAAAATGGAAGCACTACCTGAATGTTCACATGCGCAAGCACACAGGAGATCTCAG GTACCAGTGTAACCAGTGCTCCTACCGCTGCCATCGGGCTGACCAACTAAGCAGCCACAAGCTACGCCACCAGGGCAAGTCCTTGATCTGTGAGGTGTGCGGCTTTGCTTGCAAGCGCAAGTATGAGCTGCAGAAGCACATGCAGGCAAAACACTCTCAGGACTACCAGATGCCCGTCTTCCAGTGCCAGTATTGCAGCTACCAGACCAAGTACAAGCAAGCCCTGCTCAACCATGAGAACTGCAAGCACACCAAACAGAGGGAGTTCCGCTGTGCCCTCTGCTCTTACCGCACTTTCAGCAACACTAGCCTCTTCTTCCACAAGCGCAAGGTCCATGGGTATGTGCCAGGAGACAAGGGCTGGCAGGATAACTATGCCAGCAAGGAGATAGAAGTCAACTCCACTGAGGTTGTGCTTGGCTATAACCTTACCATGACGCTGCGTTCCCAGTCCAGACCTGCTGTACATGGGAAGGAGCCGTGGCATGACAAAGCAAAACCCCTACTTCCAGAAGCTCAGGAGGAGTGCCAGCATCAACCGCCTTTCATCATGCCAGTCTTTGGGAATGGAAATAACACTGACACAGGGGCTGAAGAAGCTGTTGGAGGAGAGGACCATAACAAGGCAAACCTGGTCCCCCAAGGAGAACTCTCTGAGAAAGGATCTTCTGCAGGCTCCGGGGAGCCAGGCAATGtgagcagcaagctgggtggaAGTTGCACCCTGCACTTGGAGCCTTTCTGTAGTTCAGACCAGACTCTGGAACAGCTGGCCAAGGAGATGCCTGCAGCTCTGGCAGAGAAACAAGGTGCTCTGGACTGCAGGGAAATGGAGTCAGCCTATGAAGCTCTAGGCTCCAGAGATTCCCTTATATTGGAGGATAATGATCCCACCCTTGAAGATATACCGGACTTCGAGGATGAAACTGAAGTCCATGGGGATGAACAGTCGGAACAGGAGAAATATgttggtgctggtgctggtgagAGCTGCGAAAAAGACACGCAGCAAGATCcaggggaaaaggaagaggacAGGCAGAACTCTGAACCCCTGCAAATACCACCCAATCCTGAGCATGACGTAGGGTACAAAGAGCTGAGTGAACAGGAGACCTGGTCAAACATGTTAAAGCCAGATTCCCTCCAACCCAGTGTTTGCCCTGATTTTCACCTGGCTCCAGAAGGTGCTCTTCTCCATTCGGAAGATGCTTCCCAATCAGAATCTCTGCTTAAAGCTCTAAGGAGACAGGACAAAGAGCAAGCTGAAACCTtggtgctggaagggagggtgcAGATGTTGGTGGTTCAGTCAGAAAACCCGGTATTCAAGTGTGAGAAGTGCTCCTACATCACCAGGAAGGAGAAGTCCATGTTAGTGCACTGCAAAGCAAGTTGCCAGGGCAGAAAGGGCCCTCTGGTATGCCAAGAGTGTggagccatcttcaagcagcaaagAGGGTTAAATACTCATATCCTTAAGAAATGTCCAGTCCTTGTGAAAAAGAACAATGGCAAATTAGTCTGCCCGGATCAGTCTGTTGCTGGACATCCCAAGGAGAAGGATATGGAAATTGGGGAGGCAGAAAAGATTGGTGCAGGAGCCTTAAATGAGGCAGGGGTGAGCCAGCTGCAAGAGGGATCTGGGGAAGTAGGACCTGATGCTGCAGGCTGTCTGGCCACTGTGCAACTCCCTGACAAACAGAATCGGGCTGTGGATCAGCTAGATCAGCCACTTCAAGACATTCATGCGAGTGTCGTGAAAGACAAATGGTCACAGGCTGTCACAGAAAGAGCCACCCCTCACTCAGAAAAATACTACTTGGAGCAGGGCAagttccactgtaaatcttgttCATTCATCTGTTCCCGAGTGTCCACCATCCGTTCCCATGTACAGGATGGATGCCGTGGCCTGGAGAAGTTCTGCTGCCCCCTGTGTTCTGTGCCTTTTCGCTCCAAGAGAGCTCTGAAGATCCACCAGTCAGAGGAGCATATTGAAGCACAGCCTCTTAAGTTGCTCGAAGGGACCAAGGGCACCATTCCCCCAGAAGCAGAGGAGGAGCCCAAGAATGAGCAGACTGGGGGTGAGGGGCTGGGCCAGcctgaggcggcagcagcagcagcagcagcaacgtctCCCCATATAGCCCCTCTGCACAAGAGGCGGCGCTTTTCTTGCCCTACCTGCCCTTTTACGTGCCACCAGGAGCGCGCCCTGAAGACTCACAAGAAACGGGGATGCTTGAAGTTGGGCGAGTTCCGCTGCACTCTGTGCTCCTTCACTTCCAAGGCGGCCACAGCCCTGCGGCTGCACCGGAAGCTCCACCGGAAGTACTACCGTACACGCCCCCAGCTGGCCTGTCGCCAGTGTGACTTCACTTGCAAGCAAGCGCGCTGTCTGCGCCAGCACATGCGCATCAAGCACGAGGGCGTGAAGCCCCACAAGTGCCCTTACTGTGAGTTCAGCACGACGAGGCGCTACCGCCTGGATGCTCACCAGTCCTTGCACACGGGAGTAGGGCGCATTGCCTGCCCTACTTGCGACCAGACATTTGGCACCAACTCCAAACTGCGCATTCACCGCTTGCGTGTCCACGAGAAGAAGCCCACTCACTTCTGCCCGCTCTGCGACTACAGTGGCTACATTCAGAACGATATCACGCGCCACGTCAACAGCTGCCACCAGGGGGAGCTGAACTTTGCCTGCCCACGCTGCGAAGCCCGCTTCAGTTCCGACACGGCTCTCAAGCAGCACGCTCTGCGGCAGCACGAGGAGAAAGTCTCCTACAGCTGTCCACACTGTGCCTTTGTTTGCCACAGTGAGGCCACCCTCAAGTGCCACGTCCAGAAGCAGCACCCTCACCTGCAGTGCACAACCTGTAAGGAGACTCTGACGACCCGCGAAGAGCTGGAGGACCATAAGAAGCTGCACTTCAGCCACCGCTGTGACAGCTGCAGTTTTGCAGCCAAAGAGCGGCAGCAGTTAGTGAACCACTACCTGGAAGCCCACGAGCCCTCTGTGGCCGAGGAGAGGCCGCTCAAGTGCTCCTTCTGTGACTTTGCCTGCCACCACCAGCTGGTCTTTGACCACCACATGAAGGGCCACGGCGGGACTCGTGTTTACAAGTGCTCCGACTGCGAGTACACCACCAAGAACAAGCAGAAGATCACGTGGCACATCCGCATTCATACTGGGGAGAAGCCTTATAAGTGCCACTTGTGTCAGTACGCCTGCGCTGACCCTTCACGCCTCAAG TATCACATGCGCATCCACAAGGAAGAGAGGAAGTACCTTTGCCCGGAGTGTGGCTACAAATGCAAGTGGGTGAATCAGCTGAAGTACCACATGACAAAACATACAG GAATCAAGCCATACCAGTGTGACGAGTGCAAGTACTGTACCAACCGAGCGGATGCCCTGCGCATCCACAAGGAGACACGCCACCGGGAGGCCCGCTCTTTCATCTGCGAGCAGTGTGGGAAGGCCTTCAAGACCCGCTTCCTGCTGAAGACTCATCTGAAGAAACACAGCGAGGAGAAGCCGTATGTCTGCAACGTCTGCTACCGGGGCTTCCGGTGGGCAGCGGGCTTGCGGCACCATTACCTCACCCACACCAACGAACACCCTTTCTTCTGCCGCTACTGCAGCTACAAGGCCAAGCAGAAGTTCCAAGTGATCAAGCATCTGCAGAGGCATCATCGTGAGCAGGGCGGGACCGAGGGGGACCTCAGCAAAGGGGTGGGCAAAGACCCCAGCACGCTTACTGTCCATCTGCATGACGTCCAGCTGGAAATTTCCCCCTCCAAAcacccaggggaaggggaggctgaggtGTTGCCACACAGCTAA